Proteins found in one Triticum urartu cultivar G1812 chromosome 4, Tu2.1, whole genome shotgun sequence genomic segment:
- the LOC125550879 gene encoding probable ubiquitin-like-specific protease 2B codes for MPRRSQSSAPIDLDEEDECKTKRSRASIRPAPKVPGSSNRIASSRRDKENQDKLDTRIFDLYMENLWKRTDEDQKNACAYLDPLWFNSYVNGDKEQKSRILRWTKKLKIFSRKYVFVPIVRWGHWNLLVLCHFDETDCSDAKKGPRMLLLDSLNTTDPKRLAPEIRGFIRGIYEIEEREESVHFIKKIRLEFPKVPQQNGEECGIYVLYFIHCFLQNGKLAEILQNKTLEEDFSQLFDDGTFDPEELENFRKDVHAFQVERSTETGQ; via the exons ATGCCCCGCCGCAGCCAGAGCAGTGCCCCCATCGACCTCGACGAAGAGGATG AGTGCAAGACCAAGCGCTCTCGAGCGAGTATAAGGCCAGCACCGAAGGTGCCTGGGAGCTCAAATCGCATTGCAAGTAGCAGAAGGGACAAGGAAAATCAAGACAAATTGGATACCCGTATCTTCGATTTATACATGGA GAACCTTTGGAAGCGTACAGATGAAGATCAGAAGAATGCTTGCGCATATTTGGATCCATTATGGTTTAACAGTTACGTTAATGGGGACAAAGAACAGAAATCAAGAATTCTTAGATGGACAaagaaattgaaaatattttcaaGAAAATATGTGTTTGTCCCTATTGTTCGTTG GGGACATTGGAACCTCCTTGTCCTATGCCACTTTGACGAGACAGACTGCTCAGATGCAAAAAAAGGACCGCGAATGCTGCTGCTGGATTCACTTAACACAACAGATCCGAAGAGGTTGGCACCTGAAATAAGAGG ATTCATTCGTGGTATTTATGAAATCGAAGAGCGGGAAGAAAGTGTGCACTTCATAAAAAAAATCCGTCTTGAGTTTCCTAAG GTGCCACAGCAAAATGGGGAGGAATGTGGTATATATGTTCTTTACTTCATCCACTGTTTTCTTCAAAACGGAAAATTGGCAGAAATTCTTCAGAATAAAACACTGGAAGAAGATTTCAGCCAGCTG TTTGATGATGGCACCTTTGATCCAGAGGAACTAGAGAACTTCCGCAAGGATGTTCATGCATTCCAAGT GGAAAGGAGTACCGAAACTGGACAGTAG